AGCGGTTTACTCATTAATGGCTATCGATCGGGGTGCCGTTCCGCCGACGATCAATCTCGACAATCCTTCGCCTGAGTGTGATCTTGACTATGTGCCAAAAACCGCCCGGCAGGTAGCGGTTAAAGTGGCGATGTCCAACTCTCTTGGTTTTGGCGGGACCAATGCCACGCTGGTTTTCCGGAAGGTTTAATTATGCTGGTTATTGGTAGTGATCACGGTGGGCTGGAACTTAAAGAGGTTGTCAAGGAGTTTCTTGTAGAGCGCCAGATTGTTTTTACTGATCTCGGCACAGACAATAATGCCTCGGTAGATTACCCCGACTTTGGCGAACGAGTTGCTCGCGCAGTTGCGACCGGCAAGGCGCAACAGGGGATTCTGATCTGTGGCACCGGGATCGGTATGTCGATTGTTGCTAACAAGTTTCCCGGGGTGCGCGCCGCGCTGGTACATGACCCTTTTACGGCACAAATGGCGAAAGAGCACAATAACGCCAACATCATTGTTCTGGGGGGAAGAGTTCTTCAGCCAGAGGCCGCACGTGCAATTTTAGCGACCTGGCTCGATACCGATTTTGCCGGGGATCGTCATCAGCGTCGCCTCGATAAAATCGCGCGTATCGAGAACGAAATCTGCTCAGGAAAGTTTTAGTAAATCTCCATCTTGGGCAGGCAAAAGCCTGCCCAAGTTATTTTATCGTTCATCATCTGGAGGCAACTTCAATGGCCGCAGACCTTGGTCTTTTTGATCCCGAGATCGCGAATGCGATTCAACAAGAAACCAGACGCCAGGAATATAGCCTGGAATTTATCGCGTCGGAAAACTTTGTCAGCGAGAAT
This region of Desulfuromonadaceae bacterium genomic DNA includes:
- the rpiB gene encoding ribose 5-phosphate isomerase B, whose product is MLVIGSDHGGLELKEVVKEFLVERQIVFTDLGTDNNASVDYPDFGERVARAVATGKAQQGILICGTGIGMSIVANKFPGVRAALVHDPFTAQMAKEHNNANIIVLGGRVLQPEAARAILATWLDTDFAGDRHQRRLDKIARIENEICSGKF